From a region of the Nonlabens sp. Hel1_33_55 genome:
- a CDS encoding HAD family hydrolase produces MIQLIATDIDGTLLDGNRFISAKTAEVFAKLDLPKILISARMPQAMYYLQDALDIIGSPIVCYNGALVLHEENVIHTDSIAFDVIQDLAAIGVENDIHVSLYRGKEWFVTERDQWTLREINNTRVEPTIQDLETTLEYFKNTQDDGGAHKIMFMGDADRMNTAFAKAEKIYSSQVHLYRSKDTYTEISPKNISKRSALELLLKQNYPDIDMSGVAAFGDNYNDTEMLTGAGYGVAVANGRDEVKNAARYIAAHHKEDGVALWLEEFALI; encoded by the coding sequence ATGATACAACTCATAGCAACAGACATTGACGGCACACTTCTGGACGGCAACAGATTCATATCAGCAAAAACGGCAGAGGTATTTGCAAAGTTGGACCTTCCTAAAATCTTGATTTCCGCACGCATGCCGCAGGCCATGTATTATTTGCAGGATGCTCTGGACATCATTGGCTCACCTATCGTTTGCTATAATGGTGCACTGGTATTGCATGAAGAAAACGTGATCCATACTGATAGCATTGCTTTTGATGTGATTCAGGATCTTGCCGCTATAGGCGTGGAAAATGATATTCATGTGAGTTTGTATCGTGGTAAGGAATGGTTTGTTACAGAAAGAGACCAGTGGACACTGCGGGAAATAAATAATACTCGTGTGGAGCCTACGATTCAAGATTTGGAAACTACCTTAGAATATTTCAAGAATACGCAGGATGACGGTGGCGCGCACAAAATTATGTTTATGGGCGATGCAGATCGTATGAATACCGCTTTCGCGAAAGCGGAAAAAATATACTCCTCACAGGTTCATTTATACCGTTCCAAAGATACCTACACAGAAATCTCACCTAAAAATATATCCAAAAGATCTGCCCTGGAATTGTTGCTCAAACAAAATTACCCAGATATAGATATGTCTGGAGTGGCGGCCTTTGGCGATAATTACAACGATACAGAGATGCTTACGGGCGCTGGTTATGGTGTTGCTGTTGCTAACGGTAGGGATGAAGTGAAGAATGCAGCGAGATACATTGCAGCTCATCACAAAGAAGATGGTGTCGCACTATGGCTGGAAGAATTTGCTTTAATTTAA